Proteins encoded together in one Chrysemys picta bellii isolate R12L10 chromosome 22, ASM1138683v2, whole genome shotgun sequence window:
- the LOC101933492 gene encoding putative adhesion G protein-coupled receptor E4P isoform X1 — protein sequence MEPLEALLGKRLSRNPGGWAGVTGDCPFAVLQENYPLTIIKYVGLTLSLLCLLLAILTFLLCRSIRNVSTSLHLQLCLCLCVFHWFIFNPLPESDNQVACAVIAALLHFLFLACFSWMLLEGLHLFLTVRNLQVVNYTSASRFIKRFMYPFGYGFPALVVAISAAVNHKGYGFYTHCWLSPERGFLWSFLGPVFAIILINITFFALTLWILRKTLSSLNADVSTLRDHRLLTFKAIAQFFILGCTWGLGPFTSSVVMQYLFFILNSLQGPFIFLVHCLLNRQVREEYRRWIKGFRMFSTKSQTSDLSMSAVPTTSTKTVEPFCQVESAATRAGFNT from the exons atggagccactggagGCTTTGCTGGGGAAAAGGCTGAGTCGGAacccagggggctgggctggggtcacTGGTGATTGTCCCTTTGCTGTGTTACAGGAGAATTACCCACTGACCATCATCAAATACGTGGGACTGACTCTGTCACTGCTGTGCCTCTTGCTCGccatcctcaccttcctcctCTGCCGCTCCATCCGCAACGTCAGCACCTCcctccacctgcagctctgcctctgcctctgtgTGTTCCACTGGTTCATCTTCAACCCGTTGCCCGAGAGCGACAATCAG GTGGCGTGTGCTGTCATTGCTGCGCTCCTACACTTCCTCTTCCTGGCCTGCTTCTCCTGGATGTTGCTGGAGGGGCTGCACCTCTTCCTCACCGTCAGGAACCTGCAGGTCGTGAATTACACCAGCGCCAGCCGGTTCATTAAGAGATTCATGTACCCGTTCGGATACGGCTTCCCAGCCCTGGTGGTGGCTATTTCTGCAGCAGTGAATCACAAAGGCTACGGATTTTACACACA CTGCTGGCTAAGCCCGGAGAGAGGCTTTCTTTGGAGCTTCCTGGGTCCAGTCTTTGCCATAATCCTG ATAAATATAACATTCTTTGCCCTGACTCTGTGGATCCTCAGAAAAACACTCTCCTCCCTCAATGCAGATGTGTCCACCCTCAGAGACCACAG GTTACTGACCTTTAAAGCCATCGCCCAGTTTTTCATTCTGGGCTGCACATGGGGCCTTGGTCCCTTCACAAGTTCCGTGGTCATGCAGTATTTATTCTTCATTCTCAACAGCCTGCAGGGACCCTTCATCTTCCTGGTGCACTGTCTCCTCAATCGCCAG GTGAGAGAGGAGTACAGGAGATGGATCAAGGGATTCCGAATGTTCAGCACGAAATCTCAGACATCCGATCTATCCATGTCTGCTGTCCCCACCACCAGCACCAAGACG gtggaacccttctgccaggtggagtcggcagcaaccagggccgggttcaatacctAG
- the LOC101933492 gene encoding adhesion G protein-coupled receptor E2-like isoform X2 encodes MEPLEALLGKRLSRNPGGWAGVTGDCPFAVLQENYPLTIIKYVGLTLSLLCLLLAILTFLLCRSIRNVSTSLHLQLCLCLCVFHWFIFNPLPESDNQVACAVIAALLHFLFLACFSWMLLEGLHLFLTVRNLQVVNYTSASRFIKRFMYPFGYGFPALVVAISAAVNHKGYGFYTHCWLSPERGFLWSFLGPVFAIILINITFFALTLWILRKTLSSLNADVSTLRDHSLQGPFIFLVHCLLNRQVREEYRRWIKGFRMFSTKSQTSDLSMSAVPTTSTKTVEPFCQVESAATRAGFNT; translated from the exons atggagccactggagGCTTTGCTGGGGAAAAGGCTGAGTCGGAacccagggggctgggctggggtcacTGGTGATTGTCCCTTTGCTGTGTTACAGGAGAATTACCCACTGACCATCATCAAATACGTGGGACTGACTCTGTCACTGCTGTGCCTCTTGCTCGccatcctcaccttcctcctCTGCCGCTCCATCCGCAACGTCAGCACCTCcctccacctgcagctctgcctctgcctctgtgTGTTCCACTGGTTCATCTTCAACCCGTTGCCCGAGAGCGACAATCAG GTGGCGTGTGCTGTCATTGCTGCGCTCCTACACTTCCTCTTCCTGGCCTGCTTCTCCTGGATGTTGCTGGAGGGGCTGCACCTCTTCCTCACCGTCAGGAACCTGCAGGTCGTGAATTACACCAGCGCCAGCCGGTTCATTAAGAGATTCATGTACCCGTTCGGATACGGCTTCCCAGCCCTGGTGGTGGCTATTTCTGCAGCAGTGAATCACAAAGGCTACGGATTTTACACACA CTGCTGGCTAAGCCCGGAGAGAGGCTTTCTTTGGAGCTTCCTGGGTCCAGTCTTTGCCATAATCCTG ATAAATATAACATTCTTTGCCCTGACTCTGTGGATCCTCAGAAAAACACTCTCCTCCCTCAATGCAGATGTGTCCACCCTCAGAGACCACAG CCTGCAGGGACCCTTCATCTTCCTGGTGCACTGTCTCCTCAATCGCCAG GTGAGAGAGGAGTACAGGAGATGGATCAAGGGATTCCGAATGTTCAGCACGAAATCTCAGACATCCGATCTATCCATGTCTGCTGTCCCCACCACCAGCACCAAGACG gtggaacccttctgccaggtggagtcggcagcaaccagggccgggttcaatacctAG